The DNA region AATGCCATCAGTGGTATCTCTGATGGTGTTCCAGCTGCTAGACCAGCCCAATGATGAATTTTGAAACACTTCCCTAGTCTATCCAAAGGTTCCAGGAACTTTCAAgtcaatttgcatttatttttctgtgtgcaGTCCCTGTCTTACCACAAAGAATGTGAAGAGGCTGTGAGAATGTgttcaatgaaaaacaaacaattaaatgTAAAGTATTACTTAAACTTCAACAAAAATTACAAGGAGGCAAAATATGACAGTCGGAGACTGAGATATGGGAGATGAGAGCTGTGTCTTAGATGTGTCCGCCCAAATGTTGATATAGTTGACACTGTGTTTCCTTGGGATAACATCCAAATGGAAATCATTCTGTAGCACAATTCTGTCTATAAGGAAATATGGTCGTTGCCAAATTTCCTTCATAGAAGCTATGTTAACAGTGAAAAGAGATGCTGCTCAGGGCATGAGTCTGCACTttgtaaatgtgtttttattttttttcaacctttggccatcatttaaaaatattttctttggtttttaGCACTAatagttttcacttttttttcagcTGGTTTCATCAGTTTCCAATAGCATCTTagctttaaagaatttttttttttttgctgtgattcttttagtgttttaaaataaatgcataagtacTTATCAACTTTAATATTTACTATCACTATTAACAATTACACAAAAATTGAGCTCTATGCActgacttttatttcatttcccccCTTCACACCCTGCACATTACACATACTTTGCTCATGGGAATGATCATTTTGAGGTAAGTTTGATTTTTAGTTTTGGCTGGGCATCTATGATACAGTGTCTCAGTTCCCTTATCTTTCAGGCAAAAACTTGAACTTCTGAAAACCAGTGCGTCCTCCAAATGCAAGGCATAATGTTTATCATGAGGGtattaaatcatattttaattgattaatactataatgaaaaataaatgcactTTTCTTGTCCCACAAGCTCTCTTTGGAATATGTCTCCTATCCACTTTCTATAAGACTAAATGCCTAAAACAACTCCTATTgttgattataaaaatattcctcctcccttctttctttaaaCAGCAGTTTAGTGACTAATGGGGAGCTCAGAGGGACACATTTGTCCCAGAAGAGAGAATTCTGTCTTAATCAGCCCCTCCCCATCATCCTTTGTCATCCAGGATAGCACTAAGCTTATTACtatgtactcagtaaatatttgtcagTTTGAACTTGACATTATAAATGATTTTGCCATTTATTTCAGTGGTAAAGGGTAAGTAGTGTCTGTCAATTGATAGAATACTCTTATTTTCCAAGTTCTGAGTCCACCCTTGACTTCAAAGAAAGGAGCAACCTTCAAAGCTTTTTTTGAGTCCGTTCATTCACTTGTGCACATCTCGGGAGAAAGTAAAATGGACAGAAGGGGGGAAAATCAGGATACTCTTCTGCTTCTTTTCTACTTTGCTTAACATTAACCATCTAAGTGTTTGCTAACTTCACCCGAAAGGATCAAATGAGAAGAAGACCACAGAAGCTCACTACATGCTAGCTTATTTATTACACTGTAATGGAATACAATTAGAGGATCTCACTCCTTTATTTCTACATGATCCACCatcctattttcttcttttctctttttttccacttTGAGAATGATTTGTGTGTGCTTCTCCCTAAAATCTGTAGAATGGTTTCAAAGCTTAGTTTCCAGCATTTTCCTTAAGTATTTTCTGTGATTTAAGGCACCTGGGGGGAGGGATAGACGAGCTTCCACATCAACGGATGATGCTTTTTATCTTTATAAGTGACCCACAGTTTGGTTACTGGTGCaatgagaaattaagaaaagtGCACATGTCAATGACTGCCATTTCACAGTCACTCAAATCAGAACTGGGATGCCACAAAAACAACTCCCTGTTAgcccagagaagaaaaaaagaagaaagaaagtaaagggGAAATTCAGATTAGTCACAAAgaagttccccgcctgctgcaaaGCGGCAGTATTAAAACTGAAGAGAGTCCGCTCTGCTCTTTCAATTGCCTCTTATCTCTGGTCCTGCCACCTCTGTGGATTTGCTGATTGATACGCCTGGTTTTATCTTCAGCCCTTTCTTGGCAGGGGAGACTTCAATTCTCTCTCAGATCCCCCTTTGGCTCAGTTTTCATCTTTGCTGCATCCAGACTGTGAAGATGGAAGGGGTCCAGCCCCTGGATGAGAATGTGAGAAACGCGCCAGGTCTGAGATTCCAGACACACAAGCTCATGCTGGTGGCCTCTGTGgtccaggggctggggctgctccTGTGCCTCACCTACATCTGCCTGCACTTTTATGCTCCTCAGGTAAGATGCACACCCGGCACCTTGTTGCCACCAGCTCACGCTGATGGCAGCTCCAATAGCTGCAAAGGGTCACTTGGAAAGAATCTGATAACCAAATTGtccaggtgtttgtttttttctcccctccccccccaccctagCAATTTTAAAGTGTGGTTAAACACCCTCTggtctcctttttccttcccttttctcagtAGTGGCAATGGTGGGGCACAGTGGAGGTAGGGCAGGGGCGCTGCTTCTGGATTATTCTCTTTTTCTTGGCAATGCAGGAATACTGGTATTTTTTTATGAGCCGTCACTTTGAAGCTTCGAGTCATTGATATAGCTGGTTTACCTATTTTCTTAGTTAGCGTCTGATCAGGGaattaatataaaaagcaaataaaatgagCTCAGTTCCACTTTGCCATTGTATTCATAAAACCCAAAGGCACTCGTGGACATTTGCTCCTGCTTTGCAAAGAATGCTGAAGGTATCAATAGTAAGTTCTTTTAAGTAGCTAATAGTTCTTTTAAAGGCAGAGATGTGTGTGTTCCGTGCATCCGCGCACATGGCCAAACATTTACTCCAACAACTTACCCTGATATTCTCACAGTTTTTCTCTACCAATTACAACGTACAGACATCACTTTGTCTATTTTATACTTTATCCAATATATTATGTGGTGGGTGCATCTTTCTAGTATTTCCCCCACCTAATGAAGATATTCCTTGCAATCTCCCTTCTCTTTATTCTGATCccctttacatttcttttttcttatgtatttgttcAGACCTGCAAATACTATTCAGTCTTGAAGGATGTTCTTGACTGCTGGCAACTCCACTGAAAATAAATGTACAGTCTGCCCATGTTCCCTTGTTGAGGCTAGTCTGATCATACTGTTTCCCTGGCCGGTTGCTTGAGTTTAGAAAAGTCTGTCCCTGGTAAAGATTAGACAATAGGAACTTTTATTTCTGATGGACAGGTCAGAGTCTGAGTATCTCAAACAAAACTAGGATAAGACCAGTGGAGTCCTGGCAGACGCCTGGGCTTGCCTCTGCCCACCGGAAACAGGGGTTTTCAGTGCAGAGAGGCTGGTGAGAGTGTGGTTGTGATCACTGTACTGCAAAGAGGGCTCACATCCCCCGATTCCAGAAGTGTAGCAGGTGTCATGCTCAAGTCTGCAGACTGGCGAGCAGAACACCACACTCACCCTCTCCTCATcatgcctttctttctctctgcagaACCCTTTGGGTGCAATTAGAATAGGCAATTTGGGTCGCGAGTGTGGGGGTGGTGCAATGTGTCCATGGCAGGGTGCCTAAGACGCAGACCGGAATTAGGCTCTTCCGAGAAGAAAACAAAGAGCGTAACCAAAAATAGAACAGCTGAGTGCATGCACCAGGTCTGGGAGCCCTGAGAGTGCTTTTTCAAATAACCACAGTGTCACAGACACTGTGACGATGAAAAGACAGGACAGATGGCTCCAGTCAAGACTCAACTAGGGCTGTAGTAGGAGAGAGCCAAAGGTGAAATGGATGCATATAGCCCGCTGGTGGCAGAGTGGCCCTGGACTAGAAATACCCAGGGGATGCTGAGAAGGAGAGGGATCTTTTCTGCCAAGTCACCCAGCAGCTCTGTGATCGAGCGTGGAAGGAAAGCTGAGTGCTGGTTTCCAGAACAGTAGAATTCATGGGGAGCATTCTTTGATCCTGGTGCAGAAATGGAAGCAAAGACATAGGAGGTACAGTAGAGCTGGTGGCTCAAGAAACGTGCTCTCATATACTCTGGATACGGAATTTTTTGGCACAGACTTgatatgaattttaattttttcttatttctagctAGACTGTTTGAGCTAACATAAATATCTCATACTGTTATAGGATGCAGCACAATGGGTCCTTACATTTAATCTCATATACTTtattgcggggggagggggagatagcaCAAATAGATCATATATATTTCTCCCTGGAACTTGATGAAATGGTGGTggtagcagtgtgtgtgtgtgtgtgtgtgtgtgtgagagagagagagagagagagagagagagagagagagagagagagagagaaagagagagagggagtgggcgACATTGAGAGAGAAGGGTGTAGAGTAGCTGTTGAAAAAGGGACACTTTCTAAACTCATTGATAAAATTGTTTGGAATTTTGGTTGAAGCATTGGCTAGATGATGATGCAAAAACCCTCTacttttataaaacaatattgcAGTGATCTGTAATATTGCAATGAATTTCCATTTGGGTGTTATCTCAAGTGAGCCGAGTACTCATCACTCACCCAGttaagttggatttttttttttgtaggaaaaAGATACTTGGAGAATAATCATAATTTCCCTCatattttagatttaatttttagCCTTATGAAATAACTGATTATATGAAAGGCTCTGTAAAACACAGATGTAGTTATTAAATTCCTTGGGCAATTAACTTTCCCCTCATCATTCCATGACATTAGGTTGATTTCTGTGCACAGCACAAGTTCTCATTTTGGaatgtcagaaaaataaaagatagactTTTCCCTCTCATATAAGTCACTTCCCTCTTTGGGCTTTGATTTTCTCATGTGTAAGCAATTGGATCAAATGATCAGAAAGATCTCTTCCAGCTCAATATTCTATGAATATGAACTTTATACATATATTCAGAGAATGGAATGAGATTTtgagaaatacaaaatataagtTAGTAGATTTTTGTGTCTGAGATGAATTTCCTGGTTCTTAAGAAGGGGTGGAAGGAAATcaaatttgcatatatatttgtaatttatgCTTATTTATATACTATGTACATATCTAAATAACCTGTTATGTGTTAGCAAAATACCCTATTTAGAAGGAGGAAAGAAGTGGATGCTAGAAGAATATCTATGGTACAAATTATAAAACTGAGTGCTTCTGTCACCAAAAATAATACATGCTCTTTGgatatttatttaaagtattaggCTTCTAGTTTTACCTATTACTTAGCTTGAAACAATGGCAGAAAAGTAGCTCAACTTACAAATATAActtacacatttatatatataatttttataaatataatttataaattttatttgtgtATCTCTGGATGATTGAAGCTAGGCTCTTCCAAGATTTGTATCTCCCTCATCATGGCAATTTATAGATGTGAGGCTTTTAGTGATAATTCTTTAGCAAATTTCAGTTGAAGGTTTATATTCTCAACACTTACTGCCGGGTAAAACAGAAGTAGAGGAAACTGTAAAGTGAGCTGACCAGATCTGATTAGAATTCAGTTTCTTGATGAAGGCTATAACTTGgacttttttttgtattgttaagGGAGAAAAAAGACGCTTTTTTTAGCCTGAAAAATCTTGTCTCAGATTAACTCAGTTTAAATGTATCCCCATGTAATCTAACAAGAGTTTTAGAaattcctttttgaaaaaaaaaaagccagacatGCAAATAAATGATTTTCAATGCAAATGAATTTACATTTCATAAGCGATTCCATggtaataacaaagaaacatctGAAGTATTGAACTGATTTGTCATTAAGTATTTGGAAGCTCTAAAGGGGGTACTAATAATAATGTATAGAATCATTGCATTTTTGAGCGGGCATTACACATAGTCTACTTACAGTTAAGAAAACTAGAGAGGGTAAGAGCTGGGAAGGAGGTAATGCTATAGCTGATATTAAAAGGAAGAGTAAAAAGTCTTTAAGTAGATAAGAAGGATGGTAGTGGTTGGGAAGGGGGTAGAAGGTTTTCTAGGTACTTGTTCAGTTGATTGTTCAAAATGGTTGAAGTTGAGTGTTCCTAGGCCAAAATGGTGGAAGGTAAAGCTTGAAAGGGCTGTGACTCATGCTAGGGAACACACTTCCTTCCATTACatgcaaaaaaaccaaaaaacaaaaaaacaaaaaaaaacacaccaaaaaacaaaacaaaaaaacaggaaaaattacCCAAACTGCTGCTTCTCCAAATTTCGCTTCTGTTCTGTGGTCAACATATTTCTATAGATAGAAAGTGAGTCtagccctgactgatttggctcaatggatagagcttcagcctgtggactgaagggtcctgggttcgattctggccaagggcacatgcttgagttgcgggctcaatccccaataaggggtg from Myotis daubentonii chromosome 18, mMyoDau2.1, whole genome shotgun sequence includes:
- the TNFSF4 gene encoding LOW QUALITY PROTEIN: tumor necrosis factor ligand superfamily member 4 (The sequence of the model RefSeq protein was modified relative to this genomic sequence to represent the inferred CDS: deleted 3 bases in 2 codons) — translated: MMLFIFISDPQFGYWCNEKLKSAHVNDCHFTVTQIRTGMPQKQLPVSPEKKKRRKKVKGKFRLVTKKFPACCKAAVLKLRESALLFQLPLISGPATSVDLLIDTPGFIFSPFLAGETSILSQIPLWLSFHLCCIQTVKMEGVQPLDENVRNAPGLRFQTHKLMLVASVVQGLGLLLCLTYICLHFYAPQVPPQYPPIQSIGAQFTECDNEKGFILTSRSKEETMKIQDNSIPIPCDGFYLISLKGYFSQELSLSLHYRINRKPLLSHDKVTFVDSIIVASLRFKDKVYLNVTTHNTSCADIQVNGGELILIHQNPGSFCAE